In Streptococcus mitis, the DNA window CACTACATAACAAAACGCATATTACCAAGGTTTCAAGCCCTGATAATATGCGTTTTCTGATTTTAAAGATTTTTTATTCAACGTGGGTTGTTTGATTAGCAAAGGCGATAATAGCTTGCTTCAACTCATCTCCACTGAGAGTACGGAATTCTTCAATCTTTTGATCGATGGCTTCTAGAGGCATGACATTAACCTTACCAACGAAAATCTTATCCATAACTTGGTTATCAACAAGTTCAGTTGATACCAAGAGTTCTTCGTAGAGTTTTTCACCTGGACGGATTCCAACTTCAACAATTGGAATTTCGCTTTCGGTGTGTCCACTTAGAAGGACCATTTTCTTGGCCAAGTCATAAATCTTGACTGGTTTGCCCATATCAAGGATAAAGACTTCTCCATCCTTGGCATAAGCACCAGCATGGATAACCAAACGGCTAGCTTCTGGAATGGTCATGAAGTAACGGGTCATGCGGAAGTCTGTTACCGTTACAGGCCCACCTTCAGCAATCTGACGTTCAAAGACTGGAATCACACTACCACGGCTACCAAGAACATTCCCAAAACGAACTGCACAGTAGGTCGATTGGCTACGTTGGTTAAAGCCAGTAACAATCAACTCAGCTACGCGCTTGGTTGCTCCCATAACATTTGGTGGATTAACCGCCTTATCTGTCGAAATCATAACCATCTTAGGCACTTTGGCTTCATCAACAGCCTTAGCAACATTATAAGTTCCACGAATATTGTTTTTGAAGGCTTCTTTTGGATTGCGCTCCATCATAGGAACGTGCTTGTGGGCTGCCGCATGATAAACAATAGCTGGTTTGTACTGCTCAAAGACTTGCAACAAACGGTCATAGTCTTGAATATCGGCAATAACTGGTACATAATCAATCCCTTGGAACTTGCGAATCAATTCATGATAAACAAGGTAGATTGAATTTTCCCCATGACCGAGCAAGACGATGCGTTCAGGATTGAAACGACTAACTTGGCGACAGATTTCAGAACCGATTGAGCCACCAGCACCTGTGACTAAGATTGTCTTACCTGTCAGTTCTGCGCCCAGACGCGATTCATCAAGACGAATTTCCTGACGACCCAAAAGGTCTGTGATATCAATCTTCTGGAAGCCTCCACCTGCTTGGTGAAGTCCTTGAACAACCGTTTCAACTTTAGGCATCTTGTAACATTTGACACCCAGTTTATTACACATCTGCAAGATACGCTCATATTCTGACGGGTCAAGTGACGGAATCGCAACGATAACACGCTCGATTTGATGGCGTTTGGCTAATTCAGGCAGATTATCATATGAACCCAAAACAGGGATTCCACCAAGTTTTTGACCCTTTTTCTTCGCATCCTTATCCAAAATACCGACAAGTTCTAATTCACTAGTTGGATGTTGGTAACTATCCATAAAGAGAGCTCCACCAT includes these proteins:
- a CDS encoding polysaccharide biosynthesis protein codes for the protein MNKKLTDYVIDLVEILNKQQKQVFWGIFDILSMVVSIIVSYILFYGLINPAPVDYIIYTSLAFLFYQLMIGFWGLNASISRYSKITDFMKIFFGVTASSILSYSICYAFLPLFSIRFIVLFILLSTFLILLPRITWQLIYSKRKKGSGDGEHRRTFLIGAGDGGALFMDSYQHPTSELELVGILDKDAKKKGQKLGGIPVLGSYDNLPELAKRHQIERVIVAIPSLDPSEYERILQMCNKLGVKCYKMPKVETVVQGLHQAGGGFQKIDITDLLGRQEIRLDESRLGAELTGKTILVTGAGGSIGSEICRQVSRFNPERIVLLGHGENSIYLVYHELIRKFQGIDYVPVIADIQDYDRLLQVFEQYKPAIVYHAAAHKHVPMMERNPKEAFKNNIRGTYNVAKAVDEAKVPKMVMISTDKAVNPPNVMGATKRVAELIVTGFNQRSQSTYCAVRFGNVLGSRGSVIPVFERQIAEGGPVTVTDFRMTRYFMTIPEASRLVIHAGAYAKDGEVFILDMGKPVKIYDLAKKMVLLSGHTESEIPIVEVGIRPGEKLYEELLVSTELVDNQVMDKIFVGKVNVMPLEAIDQKIEEFRTLSGDELKQAIIAFANQTTHVE